The Silene latifolia isolate original U9 population chromosome X, ASM4854445v1, whole genome shotgun sequence genome contains the following window.
CGGCCCCATGGTCAGCAAATGCATTATGTTGCAAACATGCCACTATAATTGAATCCAACCAGATCTACAATCCAAATAATTGTGGCTTGTCACATTAAGTAGCTTGTGGGGGGTATGTGTTTATAGTTTTAGATTGTTGTGATTCTTGTTGATGAtgttatttatatcttatggcgGGGAATGAAGGTATTGTCCCAAGTGGAGTGTTGCTTCCTCTGTTGCAATGGGGAGGAAAATCTCATTACCTTTTGGCAATTATTCGGAACATTAACGAGGTTTGAGTTTTTGAATGCCTCCCAATTTTTACATTCTCATTATTGTAAATTTTTATCATAGGAGTTTATGACTGTTTGTTCCTGCTATCTTTGATCTTTGCAGGTGCAAGAATCACCATCCATTTTCACAACTTTCTTTGGCTGGTGTATTGGTGAAGTGAGTTGCTTTCGCTTGCCTTTATTTGTTCCTCACTTATCAGTAGATTCATTGTGTGCAGATAACTGAACACAATGGTTTATGAATAGTAATCGAGGTTCTCATGTCGTATTAATTATGTTGGGGTTTACAGTGTCATTTTGTATTCTAGATTGGGCCACTTGAAATCAGTGGCGGAGCCAGACAGGGGATAGCAGGGCCGGTCCCTCCCGCTGAACATTGGAAAAATTGAAACTTTTTCTTGAAATATTCGATTAATTTTTTTTCTAGTTTACTCTATTACATTAGTAGTTCGCCCCAACTTGAATTTTTCGACCCCTCCCCTTAAAGTCGAATCCTAACCTGTTTGAAATTACATTAAAATGAGGGAATTATCTTGTTGATCTGAAGCTTGAAGAGTACCCTAATTAAGAAGGCATTTCTTAATCACAACAGTAACTAAGCTAAAGTCCACGCGGGAACCAGTTTTTAAGGATTTCTAAACTAGAGTgttataacattaaactttggAAGTAGTTATCAGTTTATCTTGAATTTTTGGTGCTATTTGCATCTGGTATCGGTTAGATTCCCCAAAAAGTAACGAACCATATTCTCTCAAAGTTGGGCACACTATTCAATATTCATCATGCATTACTATATGGTTGCTTTACCTCCCACCTTTGTGAAAAGTAGATTTACGAGGTAGAAAACTATGCCGTTGCACCAGTATAGATTGTCATCTTCAATCCAGTGTCTGTTTTATTATGTGAAATTACGACCTATAAACGCCAGTAGTTGATCTCCATGTGATTATGTGAACCTTTGAACCTTCGCATTTCTaagtattattaaaaaaaataaaaagtgtaTATATGGTGTGAATAGTTAATTATTTGGTGTTTGAACCACCATTTGAAAAAGGAGGAGCGTGGTAAAAGAATCGAGTTCTGATTATCCAGTTTCTTTACACATTTTCTCTAGCTATGATAAGGTGAGGAATTAGTATGCTGTATGCAGTGCTCGAATTAATTGAAGTTAGTTTGCTGCTGGATTTGATACTGGCAGCTAGCATACCTCCCTTGACTGCAAAAGAAACGTAAATTTATGAATCTAAAATTCAAATGAAAAGGATATATCTTTGAACAGTTAAATGAACTATAATTTGAATGCTTCTGGATTCCCCTTGTTTCAAATGTATTACTGATCATTTGCTGTTGACCTATCACCTATGTATTGGCACCAACTTCTGGTTTGCCATTTTCGTCTGTTCTCTCCGGACTATGAATTTAGAGAGAAATGCTTTCTACTCGTGCATCCTACAGAAGAAATTCTTTATCTTTATGGTTGATTTCATTTGGTCAAAAATGGGTGCAGTTTGTTAGGTACTCATACTATTCTCTGTACTGCATCGGAAATTGTCCGTGTTGGTCTACCTTTATAAGGTTTGCTTACTTGAACTATCTAGTCTTCTTACAGCAGATAGATGAACGGAGAAGGGTAgctaatttctttttttttttgtacctTGTTTTCAAATACTTAATATCTCAGGTATACAGCCTTCATCCCTATATATCCTTCGGGACTTGCTGGTGAAAGTAAGTTTGCTGAATTCAAGCAGTTTTCGATATTTAAAAAAATGTGCAGGCTACGCGCTCTATTTTGTATATGAATAgtcattttgtttgctttaatgtGTATAAATGATTGTCAATTGATGTTTTGCAGTGTGGCTCATGTACTGTGCACTTCCATACATAAAGAATAAAGACCTCTACGGAGACTTATTCAGTGCCCTGCCTTTTACTTATAGCACTGTTGTTCAGGTAACATATCATATTTTTGGTGCATCATGTCAATCTTGCATTCAGAAAATTCCATTTCTGCATAGAGCTATTCTTGAGCCGTCCCGCCCATGAGCCCTTTCACATCTGGCCTGGTTTTATATTGGGATTGGACAAGCGTTTTGGAATTGAACTTGAACAGTGTTAAGCATGGCAGGCTAAACATGACTTATCGGCTAATGTATGTTTAGCCATGTGGTGATGTCACGCAGATGAATCGTATAACCGCAGTAGTCAGCCTTTCTTGGAGTGTCCTTGTTGTTGTGGTTGGAAACTCATTTGATCTTCATGTCGTGAAGACTCGTGTACTTGACTCATCTTATGACTAAACTAGCTATCGCCTATCTGTTTAGTTTTCTATACATGATTTATATGACGAAAACTAATTTGACATTGAACTATTTTGTTAGGCAATACTCGTTTGCTATCCATTTCTTTGGTTGAAGCTTTATATGCATTTACTGAAGCAAAGAGAGTCCAAGCTGCGTGCACGTCATGATGTGAAGAGACATTGAAGGTTTGTATGCATGTTCCACCTTTCAGATTTCACATTGGATCCATTATCGATGATTTCTCTATTTTATATGCGTCCTGTAATGCTGATACTAGGTTAACTAGGGACTACAATCCAATTACCAACAGTTGTGCCTTTTATGATTAGTAATTTTTTCACACCTCTGCGTATTACTATTTGATGTTGTTTCTTTCATTAAACTTTATGTGATGAGCAATGCCTGCAGCAACTTGCGTCCTGATGTTTGAACCAAATTTGTCGCAAGATTTCACTGGTTTAGATAGAAAAAAAGTCGTTCATGGCAGTAACTACTAACTAGTGTAAATGAATTATGATCATTATTCATCTATATAAATTTCCCGAGCAAAGTAACAGTAAACAAATAGCTATTCATTGAAGTAGGAAATAGGAAATGGGggaaattaaaaattacaattcACAGTTGAATACACGCAAACAAACGTCCAAGAAACAATCAAACAAGGAGAATTTTGGGACATGTACACCCAAGGGCTTTCGAACAACAATAAATCTTGTAGTTGGGTTAAAAAGGGTGGGTACTTTTAACGGGCTGAGGAGGGAAGCTCTTCATAGTCACTGTCTGACTGAATGAAGACAATATGGTAGAGGAGAGCGGCGATAGCAGCACCGACGAATGGGCCGAGCCAGTAGACCCAGTGGTTGGCCCAGGTCCAGCTGACAACAGCTGGGCCAAAGGAGACAGCAGGGTTCATGGATGCACCATCAAAGGCACCTCCAGCCAGGATGTTGGCCCCAACAATGAGACCGATGGCCAAGGGAGCAATGATGCCGATGTCACCCTTCTTAGGGTCCACAGCAGTGGCATAGACAGTGTAGACAAGTCCAAAGGTCATAACGATCTCGAAAACAAGAGCATTCCAGACGGTTACTCCTGAGGATAGAGCAAATGCTGATGTTGGCTGCAGTAATGGAATTGAAATCCAATACAATTAGTTTACGAGCAACTCAAGGGGTGAACTCGAGGAGGAACATGAAAGGATTTGTTTGTACTGACATGGAAGGAGTACATACCAGTCCACCAGTGGCGAATTTCAGGAGGAGGCAAGCAATCACGGCACCAAGGCACTGGGCAATCCAGTAGAAGATAGCCTTGACAAAGGAGATTTTACCTCCAAGCAAAGCACCAAAGGTGACAGCAGGGTTTACGTGTCCACCTGAAATGTTAGCACCAACCGAGACGGCTACAAAGAGTGCGAATCCATGAGACAATGCTGCTGCTACCAGTCCAGCTGGGGTTGCGGCACCATTATCTGTGAGCTTGCCTGATCACCAAGAAAAATACCATATTCATTAGTAAGTTTCTATGGTCCTAATTATTTGTCGTTCTTTCTGGAGTCGCTTTTGGTGGATATGGTGAgaaatttatttactttttaccGAAAAACATATATAGGAGTATTAGAAGAACCTCTTAGGCATAGGTGAAATTATGGATCGAAGAATGGGGCTTATTGACTAAAATAGAGAGGGTATGTACTAAGTTGCCTGAACTTCGCAACAAGTGCCTAACacgagtgtgtgtgtgtgtaaattGTCCAACACATGTACTTGAGGAAAGTTGAATAGTTCGAGCAACTTACCAAAAGCCATGCCAGAGCCTTGTCCAGcaaaaacaaaaatgagcatGGAGATGAACTCAGCCAATGCAGCCTTGAATGTTGATGGGTGAGTAACCTCCGCGGCTGAGCCAACATCTATTCTGGGGACCGCCATTCTTAAGATAGCAAGGAAGCTTGTCACACTAAGCTTATACTCACCTTTATAGACTTGAAGGCAGTTACTTTTGCTTATTGTTCTTAGGCTATCTGATGCACAACCCACAGTTCAGTCTCTCTTATATACCCCTACCATATAGAGGGCTTTCGGAACCAAATTAGCATTTTTTTAAGGACAAAAACGTGGAATTATGTCATTAGAGCTGTGCATGATGTTGATGTCCAGTTTGAGCTTTGCTAATATTTTGGACCTCGGAATCATTCCCGTCTTGACACGTGGCATAGATGTTGATCAAACGGAGGAGAGTCGTTTTGATAGCCGGCCAAAATTATTAGTGATGAGTAGATCAATGATTGATCTAAGTCGTCGCTCTACCGACCAATTAGGCTAGTTTATTAGTAGTAGAGGCCAGATGACTTAATTGATAATTAGGAAGGTTGTTATTTGTTAATTGAGCTGGCTTTAGCGCCCCATTTGTATTTTATCTTATCTTAGCTTGATTATCTTATGCAGTTATGTCTCTTGGCAAGTGTTTATCCTAAGGGAAATAGAATATAGACGTATTATTTGTTGCTACCAAATTACTCTCTCCATCCCGCTCATTTTTTAGCTTACCCCCACTAGCCAATGATATACTCAAGTACTCCTTGTAAGATTAACTTTACGATTTCAATAATGAAATCAATCCCAAGATACAATATAGATTTGAATTAATTCAACCCTAATACAATCAATAGACGGAATAAAGGACTAACATTGGTCCATGTCTTACAGACGCAATCAATTCAATAAGAAGTATAAGACGATTGATTCTCCTCCTTAACCTTTTCCTTTATGTTTCTTGATGATGGAGAAGAAACTGTCTTTGCACTCTTTCACTTTTCTTCTAATGTACGTATGTTTGTTTTTGTCATGatgaattataattatcattttcTTACTATATCCTATCATATATATATGATGGGTTACGTACCTTTTCGCAAAAACAAAACCGTTCGTACCTTTTCGTGAAAGACGACTTATTAGGGTAAGGTAAGAGGGAATAATAATTCCCGGactttaattacattaatcgGGACCGATCCATCACGATACcgtcttttatattaaagtctCGTTACATTAATATGaacttaacttttattaaaaCCCGAAATACATAGGCCAtatgaatattattaattattctaacattctcccacttggcctTTGTGTTGACTTAATGGTTTAATAACTATAATGTGCACTTTCATGTTAAAGTCACTAACTTTCATATCCTTAATCGAAATAGAACTAATTGGATCATGGCGGTCACACGTCATTTACTAATCGACATGATTCCTTCCATGTATCACAAATCAATTCCAAATCTAGGTAAAACTTTAATTTGTGAAGAACATTAATTCTCACAATTAGGCACATGTAATCTAATAACTGTAATGTATACATATACTATAATGATTAACATGTCTATTATAACAGAAACAATACTATAAGTGAATTCTAGATGTCATATCTATTACAAGCATATTAACTTTATAATAACAAGGCCTTTGATACAAGACCCATGCGTTCTACATGGCCAATGAACGCCTTGGGTGGTAATCCCTTAGTTAATGGATCTGCCACCATTTTATCCGTTCTTATATGCTCAAATGACACTCTTTCTTTACATGCCTCCTCTTTGACCGATAAAAACTTTAATTCCATGTGTTTAGCACCCTTGGAGTATTTATCGTTCATAGAGGAGAAGACGGCTGCAGAATTGTCACAATAAATTCTCAGCGGCTTAGCAATACTATCGACAATCCCAAGTCCCGAGATAAAGTTTCGCAACCACAATGCATGAATAGTGGCCTCAAAGCATGCCACAAATTCGGCTTCCATAGTAGAAGTAGCAATGACAGACTGCTTCCCACTTTTCCATGATCTCGCCCTTCAGCCTAAAAGGAACAAGTAGTCAAATGTTGATTTTCTACTATCAACGATCCCAAGCATAATCAATCAATAACCAATCACCTCAAGATGATCGGATCTCCTATAAGTAAGCATGAGCTCCTTAGTGCCTTGTAAGTACCTAAGGACCTTCTTCGCAGCTTTCCAGTGGTCCATCCCGGGATTACTTTGGTACCACTAACATTCCAACAAAGAAAGCGATATCCCGGTCGAGTACAAGTCTCAACATAGTTCAACCTCCCAACCACAGATGCATAGGGaattctctccatttcttttcgtTCCAGTTCATTACGGGGACATTGCATTTTACTAAATTTGTCCCCTTTTTGTATAGGAACTATCCCTGCGGAGCATTCATTCATTCTATATCTCTCTAAAACTTTGTCAATGTAAGCTTTCTGAGACAACCCTAACAATCCTTGTGACCTATCACGGAAAATTTCAATTCCGATCACATAGGATGCCTCACCCATATATTTCATTTCAAAGTTTTTAGATAGATATTTCTTTACATCATGCAACATGCCTAGATCATTCGCAGCTAGCAAAATATCGTCAACATATAAGACTAAAATAACAAATCTGCTCCCACTGATCTTAATGTAGATACACCGATCAACGGTAATctctacaaatccacatgacgTGATGGTATCATTAAACTTTAAATACCATTGTCTAGAAGCTTGTTTTAGTCCATATATCGACTTCCTCAGCCTACACACCTTATCTTCATTACCCGGGGATGCAAATCCCTCAGGTTGGTCCATATATACTTCTTCCTCAAGCTCACcgtttagaaaagcggtctttacatccatttggtgaagctcTAGATCATAATGAGCTACCAAAGCCAAGACAATTCTTAAAGAATCTTTCTTTGACACCGGAGAGAAAGTTTCTTTATAGTCAATACCATCTTTCTGAGTAAAACCTTTGGCAATAAGTCGAGCCTTATACCTTTCAATGTTACCTTTAGAGTCCCTTTTGGTCTTATAGACCCATTTCGACCCAACAGCCTTAGAACCCTCAGGTAACACTACTAAGTCCCATACTTTGTTGTCATCCATATATTTCATCTCCTCTTTCATGGCAATTAACCACTTTTCAGTCACTTTCTATGGCCTTATGGAATGATACTGGATCCTCACTAATACTCAAGTCACATTCAACGTTATATGTCTCGTAGTCATCTGGGATGGCTGTTCTTCTTTCTCTTATAGATCGTCTTAATTGTTCCTGTGGAACATTGACTACCCTTCTTCGCCTTACAGGTTGCCTTGACTGTTCACGTGACATATTATTCTCCCCTTGAATTGTgacttgatcatcattgttattgTCATTTTGTGGGTCTTGCACTTCATTTCGTTGTTATCCCATTATGTCATTTAACTGTGAAGACACGATTGGTACAACAATTTCACGTGCAACTTCAGGAGAAGAAACTTCAACCTGAATTTCTTTAATGTCCACTTTTCGTGGTTCAATGCTCCCACTAGTTTGACCGTTCTCAATGAATCTAGCATTTCCAGTCTCTACTATTCTCGTACTGTGATTAGGACAGTAAAATCTATACCCCTTTGACTTTTCAGGATAACCAATGAAATAACCACTGACTGTCCTAGGATCTAGCTTCTTTTCATTTGGGTTATACAACCTTACTTCAGTTGGGCAACCCCAAACTCGAAAATGTCTTAAACTCGGTTTCCTTCCCGTCCATAGTTCATAAGGAGTCTTAGAAACTGCTTTACTAGGAACACGGTTTAAAACATAGGTTGCAGTCTTTAATGCATAAATCCATAATGAAAGAGGTAAAGAACAGTTACTTAACATGCTCCTAACCATTTCCATTAAAGTACGGTTCCGCCTTTCAAAGAACAGATTTCATTTGAGGTGTCTAGGGCATTGTATATTGTGCACAAATACCCCTACTTTCAAGTAACTTTGCAAATGGACCAGGACATTGTCCATTTTCAGTAAACCTTCCATATCTATCCGATCTCACAATCTTCAATTTCTTTTCTAGCTGCTTTTCCACCTCATTTATGAATATCTCAAGGACATCCACGGAATGAGCCTTTTCATGCAACAAATAAGTGAAACCATACCGCGAGAAATCATCTATAAAAGTGATAAAGTACTTTTCACCACTCCAAGATGGAGTGTCAAAAGGTCCACAAATATCGGTGTGTATAATTTCTAAAAGTTGAGAGCTCCTTGTAGGCGATTTCTTTTTGTATGTTTAGTCCGCTTACCTTTAATGCAGTCTACACACACATCTAAATCACTAAAATCCAATTGAGGTAGAATTTCATCTTTTTCCAACCTCGTTAACCTTTCTTTGGATATGTGACCTAGCCTTTGATGCCACAAGTAAGCTGATTTTTCATTCGATTCACTACGTTTAATACCTTGACTTTCAAGAATAAAATAGGGAATCGGAAAATTTAACATCAAGATTGAACCTATAAAGTGAATCAATCAAAGTACCACTACCATAAAAGTATTCATTACGGTACATAAAAAATACACCATGTCCAAACTTAAAATTAAAACCTAAATTATCCAATTTACTTAATGATACAAGATTTCTAGCACAATCGGGTACATAGAGACAATCTGTAAGATCTATATGACAACCAGTGTTTAAGATTAATCTGTAAGTCCCAATGCCCTCAATGCGTGCTTTCATCCTGTTTCCCATAGATACAAACTGTTCAGCTCCTCTTATGGGATGGATCATACGATATCCCTGTTTAATGTGAGAAATATGAGTAGTTGCACCAGAATCTAACCACCAAGTATTATTAGGTACTTCTATAAGATTTGATTCAAATCAAACAAAACTATAATGTTTACCTTTCTTTTCGAACCATGCCTTCCTTTTAGGACAATCCTTCTTGAAGTGTCCAAGTTtcttaggggttgtttggttgccttttAGATTCATGGGAATTGGAAAATCATGGGAAGTAGCTAAATTAAGTcttgtttggttgcccaattCATGGGAAGTGGAACTTCCTATGGAACTTCAATTCCTACATGATGTAGAAAGTCACTTACCTAacccccctaggtaagtggaaATTCCCACATGAATTGAAGTTCCTACatccaaccaaacaacatttatacAATTCACATGATTTTCAAGTTCATATGAATTTAATCTTCCTGGGAATTCTATCTTCCTATGgtgaaccaaacgactccttatTAAACAAAATGAAAGGCAAGTACTTCGTGTAGTATGCAACTTTTCGATATGCAAGAACTTTTCGGGTAAATCAAACAAATCTatattggctctgataccaaatgtaagaTTAACTTTACGATTTCAATAATGAAATCAGTCCCAAGATACAATATAGATTTGAATTAATTCAACCCTAATACAATCAATAGACGGAATAAAGGACTAACCTTGGTCCATGTCTTACAGACGCAATTAATTTAATAAGAAGTATAAGACGATTGATTCTCCTCCTTAACCCTTTCCTTTATGTTTCTTGATGATGGAGAAAGAACTGTCTTTGCACTCTTTCACTTTTCTTCTAATGTACGTATGTTTGTTTTTGTCATGatgaattataattatcattttcTTACTGTATCCTATCATATATATATGATGGGTTACGTACCTTTTCGCAAAAACAAAACCGTTCGTACCTTTTCGTGAAAGACGACTTATTAGGGTAAGGTAAGAGGGAATAATAATTCCCGGACTTTAATTACATTAATGGGGACCGATCCATCACGATACcgtcttttatattaaagtctCGTTACATTAATATAAACCTAACTTTTATTAAAACCCGAAACACATAGGCCAtatgaatattattaattattctaACACTCCTCGGAACCCTTGTAGGCTTGTAGTGCCTCTAAATTGGCTGATTTGTATGTAATAAAATTTTGTCGTGGGTGTTTGTAAGAAACTCTCGAGGACATTTTTAGGGTTCTACCGATGGTTCCCTTGTGTCGTTCTTTTTATCAGCTGATCGTAATCCTAtcgaaatgaaaaatgaaatatCATCGGACGGTACCGAGTCTCGTTGTGTTAGTATTTAGAAGCAGAGAACGCATCAGAGAAAGGAATAGGGTAGAAATTGTGTTGTATATTCATTCCACTTCTTAGCCTATAAATATTACAAAGGAGGTAACAAATTACTAGAAATAAGGAACTAAAATATCATAAGATAATATTGTTACCATAAGAATAGGCAATATCAGTGAGGAAAATATTGTGATCATATCGATCACAATATCCGTCTAACACCCCCCCTCAAACTGGAGCATGGGGATCAATAATGCCCAGTTTGCGAAGTAAGTAGTGGAATTGTCGAACACCCAAGGGTTTGGTAAAGATATCAGCGACTTGCTCGTTTGTAGGAACATGCGCTGGCTTAACAAGGCCTTCCGTGATAGCATCCCGAACAAAATGACAGTCAATTTCAATATGTTTTGTGCGTTCATGGAGGACCGGATTTTGAGACAAATGTATCGCGGATTGATTATCACAAAACAATTGCACAGGAAACGAGATGGGAACATCCAAGCAAGCTAACAAGCCTTTCAACCACTTTAATTCGCACACGATAGCGGCTATGGAGCGATATTCTGCTTCAGACGAAGATAGAGAGACCGTGTGCTGTTTCTTAGTCTTCCAAGAAACGGGAGAGTCGCCAAGAAAAACAAACCAGCCCGTGACAGATCTTCTTGTTAACGGACATGCGCCATAGTCCGAATCACACCAACCCGTGATGGTAAGAGGACTGGTCGAACTAAGCAATATGCCTTGGCCTGGACTCCCTTTAAGGTAGCGAACCACACGCAATGCAGCCTCCATGTGAGCTTCACGAGGCTGCTGAAGATATTGAGAAAGAATATGGACAGAAAATGATAGGTCTGGCCGTGTAACAGCTAAATAAACCAGCCGGCCAACCAATCGTCGATAACGCTCCGGCTCGCTTAACAATGGACTGGCCGAGACACTAAGCTTGTGATCAAGGAGCATGGGAGTGGAAGCCGGTTTTGCCCCTAATAACCCGGTTTCAGTAAGAATATCCAGTATATACTTGCGTTGATTAAGGAAAATACCGTCCTTACTACGCGCCACCTCGAGACCGAGAAAATATTTCAAGGTCCCCAAATCCTTCATTTTGAAACAACGACTCAAATATTCTTTGAAAGACGAGATAGCAGAGGTGTCGTTACCCGCAATAACAAGATCGTCCACATAAATTAAAACATGAATACAAGTCGTGTGAAGGGAGTAAGAGAATAAGGAGTAATCCGAGTAAGACTGGCGGAAACCATATTGGCGCAAGGCCCCTGCGAGTTTTGCGAACCAACACCGGGGTGCCTGACGAAGACCGTATAAAGATTTTTTAAGGCGGCATACCTTCCCATCATGACCTCGACTAAAACCCGGAGGGAGTTTCATATAGACTTCTTCATTTAAATCACCGTGTAAGAATGTGTTATGCACATCCATTTGATGCAGCTCCCATTTTTTAACAGCGGCAACGGCGAGAAAAGTTCTGACGGTGACCATCTTTACAACAGGAGCAAAAGTTTCTCCATAATCAAGGCCCTCAACTTGGTGATTTCCGAAAACAACAAGTCGTGCCTTCAATCTTTCAACGGAACCGTCGGatttatattttatcttataaacCCAACGACACCCCAAAGCTTTTTTATCAGGAGGTAAAGTAGCTAATTCCCAAGTACCATTTTGTTCAAGGGCATCGATTTCATCTTGCATAGCCCGACACCACCCGTCATCTTGCAAAGCAATTTTAAAAGAAGCGGGCTCGACCCCCGTGGTTATAGCAGCCAAAAAATTAATATGTCGAGGGGAAAATTTTTGACAAGTAACATAATTAGCTAGAGTATATGGCGTACCTGAGGGAGATGAAGGAGATTCCGGTGAGTCGGGAGGAGATGGACTGTTTATTGAATCGAGGACGTAACCTTGCAAACGAGAATTTGGAAA
Protein-coding sequences here:
- the LOC141622980 gene encoding aquaporin TIP1-2-like, yielding MAVPRIDVGSAAEVTHPSTFKAALAEFISMLIFVFAGQGSGMAFGKLTDNGAATPAGLVAAALSHGFALFVAVSVGANISGGHVNPAVTFGALLGGKISFVKAIFYWIAQCLGAVIACLLLKFATGGLPTSAFALSSGVTVWNALVFEIVMTFGLVYTVYATAVDPKKGDIGIIAPLAIGLIVGANILAGGAFDGASMNPAVSFGPAVVSWTWANHWVYWLGPFVGAAIAALLYHIVFIQSDSDYEELPSSAR
- the LOC141622982 gene encoding uncharacterized protein LOC141622982 produces the protein MAATSQMRGLSNLYLFIYNSAQAIGWAVAFYRIIVGFLATKSFNGAYASSGDLVCLLQKVAFLEVIHGALGIVPSGVLLPLLQWGGKSHYLLAIIRNINEVQESPSIFTTFFGWCIGEFVRYSYYSLYCIGNCPCWSTFIRYTAFIPIYPSGLAGEMWLMYCALPYIKNKDLYGDLFSALPFTYSTVVQAILVCYPFLWLKLYMHLLKQRESKLRARHDVKRH